From Daucus carota subsp. sativus chromosome 6, DH1 v3.0, whole genome shotgun sequence, the proteins below share one genomic window:
- the LOC108224962 gene encoding uncharacterized protein LOC108224962, giving the protein MRLKRQKRHRRTVRFFTACFGFRDPFKVLCDGTFIHHLVAHDINPVDTALSNLLGAEVKLFTTRCVLAELGRLGNAYSDSLSAARNFMVARCDHDKRKSAVDCITEIIGENNAEHFFVATQDADMRNGLQEIPGVPLIFGLRNSLLLEPLSNSQRHFAKSAEEERLHLNDLELKMLNMKKYSRPVLKEEDSPDMHEGMDHKIMGSKPIKLFGEEKKIDPKDKVQFKRKKAKGPNPLSCKKKKTQGTQNNAPKKETKDAEQTVRSRSRKRKRPHKSKTVESTINQ; this is encoded by the exons ATGAGGCTAAAGAGGCAGAAGCGTCACCGCAGGACTGTGAGGTTTTTCACAGCTTGTTTTGGATTTAGAGACCCTTTCAAGGTTCTTTGTGATGGCACTTTTATTCATCATCTTGTAGCTCATGATATCAATCCTGTTGATACTGCTCTCTCTAATCTACTTGGTGCTGAAGTTAAGCTTTTTACTACTAG ATGTGTTCTTGCCGAATTGGGTCGTCTGGGGAATGCTTATAGTGATTCTCTTAGCGCAGCTCGTAATTTTATGGTTGCAAG atGTGACCATGATAAGAGAAAGAGTGCAGTGGATTGCATTACTGAAATTATTGGTGAAAACAATGCAGAGCACTTCTTTGTTGCTACGCAGGATGCTGATATGCGGAATGGGTTGCAGGAG ATACCTGGTGTGCCATTAATATTTGGCCTGCGTAACTCCCTACTTCTTGAGCCATTGTCAAATTCTCAACGCCATTTTGCAAAATCTGCTGAAGAGGAACGATTGCATCTAAATGACTTGGAGTTGAAAATGTTGAACATGAAAAAGTATAGTAGACCAGTTTTGAAAGAAGAGGATTCCCCTGATATGCATGAAGGTATGGACCATAAAATTATGGGGTCCAAACCCATTAAGTTATTTGGTGAGGAAAAGAAAATAGACCCAAAGGATAAAGTTCAGTTCAAGAGGAAAAAAGCCAAG GGCCCTAACCCACTTTCATGCAAGAAGAAGAAAACCCAAGGAACCCAGAATAATGCTCCAAAAAAG GAAACTAAGGATGCTGAACAAACAGTGAGAAGCAGAAGTCGGAAAAGAAAAAGGCCGCATAAGAGCAAAACTGTTGAGTCAACTATTAATCAGTAG
- the LOC135147243 gene encoding probable nucleoredoxin 1, producing MAYKELAKNKENFEVVLLYLYDTLGTIHSTNEESFWNVFKTMPWLALPFKDPNHKKLKRIFGYPNSLHGPEPVPTLVIFGPHGKVVEPCGADILMEFGISAYPFTRNRLTKLETKKVKELKLEMLFDPNTFFKVKRDRSKIMKSKLEMLVDPFMFVIVKHVPEFLPNFYPLLKLTIPDTKVPFSQFDGKRLLIYFEMGKYYNHLEKLQLMKDIYLRNKGTDDEFEVIHIKKSPSRNKHVKDMPWLVHYYGEGYSLSKELESSIFYFNNRHCRPIEQCLLLAFERDGSIVRKTFYPSFDNKAFPFYAGGLEKEFLEQLNHAFGWYYWEYASQKRQIYKRRLKLVKSPTD from the exons ATGGCTTATAAGGAGTTGGCGAAAAATAAGGAAAATTTTGAGGTTGTACTCCTTTATCTTTATGACACTCTCGGTACTATACATAGTACAAATGAAGAATCATTTTGGAATGTATTTAAAACTATGCCTTGGTTAGCCCTTCCGTTTAAAGACCCAAATCATAAGAAGTTGAAACGGATTTTCGGTTATCCAAATAGCTTACACGGGCCAGAACCAGTTCCTACACTCGTTATTTTTGGGCCTCATGGTAAAGTCGTTGAGCCCTGTGGCGCTGACATCTTGATGGAATTCGGAATTTCTGCATACCCGTTCACTCGGAATAGACTTACCAAGTTAGAGACTAAAAAGGTAAAGGAACTGAAGCTGGAGATGCTCTTCGATCCAAACACTTTTTTCAAAGTAAAAAGAGACAGGTCAAAGATAATGAAATCGAAGCTGGAGATGCTCGTGGATCCATTCATGTTTGTCATAGTAAAACATGTGCCGGAG TTTCTTCCCAACTTTTATCCGCTTCTCAAACTTACGATTCCTGATACAAAGGTTCCATTCTCCCAGTTTGACGGGAAGAgactattaatatattttgagatgGGTAAGTATTACAACCACTTAGAGAAACTACAGTTGATGAAAGATATATATCTGCGAAACAAAGGTACAGATGATGAGTTTGAAGTGATTCACATCAAGAAATCACCATCCCGTAATAAGCATGTTAAAGATATGCCATGGTTGGTGCATTATTATGGTGAAGGTTATTCACTTTCAAAGGAGTTGGAAagtagtattttttattttaataatcgtcATTGTCGTCCGATTGAACAATGTTTACTTCTTGCTTTTGAACGAGATGGAAGTATCGTCAGGAAAACATTCTATCCTAGTTTTGATAATAAGGCATTTCCTTTTTATGCTGGTGGTTTGGAGAAGGAGTTCTTGGAGCAGTTGAATCATGCTTTTGGATGGTACTACTGGGAGTATGCTAGCCAGAAGCGGCAGATATACAAGAGGAGGCTTAAACTGGTAAAGAGTCCAACTGATTGA
- the LOC108225520 gene encoding BURP domain protein USPL1: MGLQFVANYVIFPYLLLFLITSKQTHGSRAVQADGIDKETNVLQLHSMDVQGHPSSHMHHMDSSLIMFFKLEDLKMGNTMQVYFPKRDPSRSPHLLSKEKAESIPFSLAQSPSLLKRFSFVQDSPQAKAMEDTLRQCENKPIKGETKFCATSLESMLDFTRSIFGFDVNIKILATKHQTKSPTLIQDYTICQVPEEILAPKMVACHTLPYSYAVFYCHYQKSKSRVFKVPLVGENGDRVEAIGVCHLDTSQWSPSHPSFQVLEIEPGTSPVCHFFPADNFVWVPSPVVN, from the exons ATGGGTCTGCAGTTTGTAGCTAATTATGTTATCTTCCCTTATCTGCTGCTGTTTCTG ATTACATCTAAGCAAACTCATGGAAGCAGAGCCGTGCAGGCGGATGGTATCGACAAGGAAACCAATGTTTTACAACTCCATAGCATGGATGTCCAAGGTCATCCATCAAGCCACATGCATCACATGGACTCTTCACTAATCATGTTCTTCAAACTGGAAGATTTAAAGATGGGAAACacaatgcaagtctacttcccCAAGAGAGACCCTTCAAGATCTCCTCACTTGCTATCAAAAGAAAAAGCAGAGTCCATCCCCTTCTCACTAGCACAATCCCCTTCCCTCCTCAAACGCTTTTCCTTCGTTCAAGACTCGCCTCAAGCCAAAGCCATGGAAGACACGCTTAGGCAATGTGAGAACAAACCAATCAAAGGAGAAACAAAATTCTGCGCCACTTCTCTAGAATCCATGCTTGATTTCACTCGTTCAATTTTCGGGTTCgatgtaaatattaaaattttagccACTAAGCATCAAACAAAGTCACCAACCCTGATTCAAGACTACACAATTTGTCAAGTGCCTGAAGAAATTCTGGCTCCCAAGATGGTGGCATGTCACACTTTGCCATACTCTTATGCAGTTTTTTACTGTCATTACCAAAAGAGTAAGAGCAGAGTGTTTAAGGTTCCGCTGGTAGGCGAGAACGGAGACAGAGTTGAAGCTATCGGTGTCTGTCACTTGGACACTTCTCAGTGGAGCCCGAGCCACCCGTCATTCCAAGTGCTTGAAATTGAGCCAGGGACCTCTCCGGTGTGCCATTTCTTTCCTGCGGATAACTTTGTCTGGGTCCCATCACCTGTCGTTAATTAG
- the LOC108226039 gene encoding probable nucleoredoxin 1, whose product MVLSARHGLGIACFTVWNEYFCRGLRRFTRGYVTSVEGNLLLQSEPGSVSRSIKFSKQYCSEANPKKGGDRGEEELKVKEGDIINLTDLLFTENRDYLVKHSDDQKVKAEHLVGKAILLYFVPICSELTEFEREYTTSLVDIYYDSLPNNDFEVILVAVNNLCASYSRSHLQSDPQKNFEEMFSQMPWTAIPFSDIASQKRIARRFSISEFDFYCTVSFLLDSKGIVLTCNACPYFTRYGTQGYPFTKERIRDLESGDDRAAKQPSLETLLGSPVRDYVISNKEERVMS is encoded by the exons ATGGTCCTCTCAGCCAGACATGGTCTAGGAATTGCATGTTTCACGGTGTGGAATGAATATTTTTGTCGTGGATTACGGAGGTTTACGAGGGGATATGTAACTTCAGTTGAGGGAAATTTATTGTTACAGTCAGAACCTGGTTCTGTTTCTCGGAGCATAAAGTTTTCGAAGCAGTATTGCAGTGAAGCAAATCCAAAAAAAG GTGGAGACAGAGGCGAGGAAGAGCTTAAAGTCAAAGAAGGAGATATTATTAACTTAACGGACCTTCTGTTTACCGAGAACAGGGATTATCTCGTCAAACACAGTGATGATCAAAAG GTAAAAGCTGAGCACTTGGTAGGAAAGGCTATACTTTTATACTTTGTACCAATATGTTCTGAGCTTACTGAATTTGAGAGGGAGTATACAACATCTTTGGTCGACATATACTATGATTCACTGCCAAACAATGATTTTGAAGTCATCCTTGTCGCAGTTAATAATCTTTGTGCTAGCTATAGTAGGTCTCATCTCCAAAGCGACCCTCAAAAGAATTTTGAAGAAATGTTTTCTCAAATGCCATGGACTGCCATACCGTTCTCAGATATAGCATCACAGAAACGCATAGCAAGAAGATTTAGCATCtcagaatttgatttttattgcaCTGTTTCATTTCTTCTTGATTCAAAAGGTATTGTTTTGACATGCAATGCTTGTCCATATTTTACAAGATATGGTACTCAAGGTTATCCGTTCACCAAAGAAAGAATAAGAGACCTGGAGTCTGGAGATGATAGAGCAGCTAAGCAACCCTCTTTGGAAACACTCCTTGGCTCTCCTGTACGTGATTATGTCATCTCAAACAAGGAGGAAAGGGTAATGTCTTAA